In Haliotis asinina isolate JCU_RB_2024 chromosome 16, JCU_Hal_asi_v2, whole genome shotgun sequence, the following are encoded in one genomic region:
- the LOC137268177 gene encoding putative nuclease HARBI1 isoform X1: MAAAQRVYLPRSNRFNDMNDEELLRRYRLNQQGIRFLLQLIGAQIQPLTGRNHAIDATTKLLVTLRFLATGKFQLCNGDDHGLSQPSVSRAIYTTVEALSAPAMVARFIHFPSPAECQRNKVEFHRTANFPGVIGVIDGTHIQIQAPTVNEDVYVNRHHYHSINTQVVFDPFDRIIDIVARWPGSTHDSRILSQSGLFRLMESNNLPAGCHLLGDSGYPSKRWLLTPFLRPEPGSQARYNRAHKITRSCVERGIGQLKRRFGVLHGEIRQSPERTCKIIMAGAVLHNICKERNIPIPPADGIPQQQQRNAAAAPAVLPPQGLMGVRYREQFARTHFPCKSDDIHY; the protein is encoded by the exons ATGGCAGCCGCACAGCGTGTATATTTACCAAGATCCAACAGATTCAATGATATGAATGACGAGGAACTACTTAGAAGATACAGACTGAATCAACAAGGTATTAGGTTTTTATTGCAACTTATTGGAGCACAAATACAGCCACTGACTGGACGGAATCATGCTATTGATGCAACAACAAAGCTCTTAGTAACTTTGAGGTTTCTGGCAACAGGCAAGTTTCAATTGTGTAATGGGGATGATCACGGGTTGAGTCAACCGAGCGTTTCACGTGCGATATACACGACTGTTGAAGCCTTGTCCGCCCCTGCCATGGTGGCACGGTTTATACATTTTCCCAGTCCCGCAGAGTGTCAACGCAACAAGGTGGAGTTTCACCGGACGGCGAACTTCCCAGGGGTGATCGGCGTCATTGACGGCACGCATATACAAATACAGGCACCAACTGTAAATGAGGATGTTTACGTCAATCGACATCACTACCACAGCATAAACACACAG GTAGTGTTCGATCCCTTCGACCGTATCATTGACATCGTGGCACGCTGGCCTGGGTCCACACACGACTCAAGAATCCTCTCTCAGAGTGGCCTCTTCCGTTTAATGGAGAGCAACAACTTGCCAGCTGGGTGTCACCTTCTCGGTGATAGTGGTTATCCGTCTAAACGTTGGCTGCTTACTCCATTCCTTCGCCCAGAACCCGGCAGTCAGGCACGCTACAACCG AGCACACAAGATCACAAGGAGTTGTGTTGAGCGTGGAATTGGCCAACTGAAGCGCAGATTTGGAGTCCTTCATGGTGAAATCAGACAATCCCCAGAGAGAACTTGCAAG ATCATTATGGCCGGCGCTGTTTTGCATAATATTTGCAAGGAACGTAATATTCCAATTCCACCAGCTGATGGTAtaccacagcaacaacagcgCAATGCAGCCGCAGCACCAGCAGTCCTGCCTCCACAAGGTTTGATGGGAGTTCGGTACAGGGAGCAGTTTGCAAGGACTCACTTTCCATGTAAGTCTGATGACATACATTACTGA
- the LOC137268177 gene encoding putative nuclease HARBI1 isoform X2 codes for MAAAQRVYLPRSNRFNDMNDEELLRRYRLNQQGIRFLLQLIGAQIQPLTGRNHAIDATTKLLVTLRFLATGKFQLCNGDDHGLSQPSVSRAIYTTVEALSAPAMVARFIHFPSPAECQRNKVEFHRTANFPGVIGVIDGTHIQIQAPTVNEDVYVNRHHYHSINTQVVFDPFDRIIDIVARWPGSTHDSRILSQSGLFRLMESNNLPAGCHLLGDSGYPSKRWLLTPFLRPEPGSQARYNRAHKITRSCVERGIGQLKRRFGVLHGEIRQSPERTCKIIMAGAVLHNICKERNIPIPPADGIPQQQQRNAAAAPAVLPPQGLMGVRYREQFARTHFP; via the exons ATGGCAGCCGCACAGCGTGTATATTTACCAAGATCCAACAGATTCAATGATATGAATGACGAGGAACTACTTAGAAGATACAGACTGAATCAACAAGGTATTAGGTTTTTATTGCAACTTATTGGAGCACAAATACAGCCACTGACTGGACGGAATCATGCTATTGATGCAACAACAAAGCTCTTAGTAACTTTGAGGTTTCTGGCAACAGGCAAGTTTCAATTGTGTAATGGGGATGATCACGGGTTGAGTCAACCGAGCGTTTCACGTGCGATATACACGACTGTTGAAGCCTTGTCCGCCCCTGCCATGGTGGCACGGTTTATACATTTTCCCAGTCCCGCAGAGTGTCAACGCAACAAGGTGGAGTTTCACCGGACGGCGAACTTCCCAGGGGTGATCGGCGTCATTGACGGCACGCATATACAAATACAGGCACCAACTGTAAATGAGGATGTTTACGTCAATCGACATCACTACCACAGCATAAACACACAG GTAGTGTTCGATCCCTTCGACCGTATCATTGACATCGTGGCACGCTGGCCTGGGTCCACACACGACTCAAGAATCCTCTCTCAGAGTGGCCTCTTCCGTTTAATGGAGAGCAACAACTTGCCAGCTGGGTGTCACCTTCTCGGTGATAGTGGTTATCCGTCTAAACGTTGGCTGCTTACTCCATTCCTTCGCCCAGAACCCGGCAGTCAGGCACGCTACAACCG AGCACACAAGATCACAAGGAGTTGTGTTGAGCGTGGAATTGGCCAACTGAAGCGCAGATTTGGAGTCCTTCATGGTGAAATCAGACAATCCCCAGAGAGAACTTGCAAG ATCATTATGGCCGGCGCTGTTTTGCATAATATTTGCAAGGAACGTAATATTCCAATTCCACCAGCTGATGGTAtaccacagcaacaacagcgCAATGCAGCCGCAGCACCAGCAGTCCTGCCTCCACAAGGTTTGATGGGAGTTCGGTACAGGGAGCAGTTTGCAAGGACTCACTTTCCAT AA
- the LOC137268178 gene encoding nuclear apoptosis-inducing factor 1-like, which yields MAETDASKKRKPNWHKEECLLLAELVKERKTVTEGRFGPGVTSANRHEAWQKITDTLNANGHQQRSKEEVIKKWKNLKSAGKSAYSTFKNSTTATGGGPPPTPISPVTEAVVDCIGRDNTVLTGIGPMSMDSSFIQLLQLDQSFEKELEPSLASPSTSASACTSVSTSATSSAVLEKEKLLLEIEVLKLQKIYLQSKIRKLEE from the exons ATGGCCGAGACCGATGctagcaagaaaagaaaacccaaCTGGCATAAAGAAGAATGTCTGCTGTTAGCAGAATTAGTGAAGGAGAGGAAGACTGTAACAGAGGGGAGATTCGGACCGGGTGTGACTTCGGCAAACCGACATGAGGCGTGGCAG aaaatcaCAGACACCCTCAATGCAAATGGTCACCAACAAAGAAGCAAAGAGGAGGTCATTAAGAAATGGAAGAATCTGAAGAGTGCCGGAAAAAGTGCTTACAGCACATTCAAGAATTCAACAACTGCAACCG GCGGTGGACCACCCCCAACACCTATAAGCCCTGTCACAGAGGCGGTGGTGGACTGTATTGGCAGGGATAACACTGTCCTAACCGGGATTGGGCCAATGTCAATGGATTCAAGCTTCATACAGCTCCTACAGCTAGACCAATCCTTCGAAAA AGAGTTAGAGCCATCATTggcatcaccatcaacatcagcatcagcCTGCACATCAGTCTCCACATCAGCTACTTCCTCAGCAGTTTTGGAAAAAGAGAAGTTGTTACTGGAAATTGAGGTTCTGAAATTACAGAAAATTTATCTTCAGTCAAAAATCAGGAAATTGGAAGAATAG